DNA from Amorphoplanes friuliensis DSM 7358:
CCATCGGGATCGAGACGGTGAAGGTCGTTCCGACACCCACCTCGCTCTGCGCCGTCGCCGTGCCACCGTGCAGCTCGGTCAGCTCGCGGACCAGGGCCAGCCCGATGCCCGTACCCTCGTGGCTGCGTGACCAGGCACCGGTGACCCGGTGGAAACGGTCGAAGAGCAACCGCTGCTCGTCGGCAGAGACGCCGACACCGGTGTCGCTGACCTCGAGCACCGCCGAGCCGTGCCGTTCGCCGATCCGGACGGTGATCCGGCCGGTGGGGGTGAACTTCACCGCGTTGGAGAGCAGGTTGAAGACGACCTTCTCCCACATCTCGCGGTCGATGTACACCGGCGCGGACAGGGGCGGGCAGTCGACGACGAGTTGCAGGCCGGCCCGCTCGGCCGCCGACCGGAAGGTGCTGGCCAGCCGGGCGGAGTAGTCGGCCAGGTCGGTCGGGCGGTAGGCGGCCTGGAGCCGCCCGGACTCGAGCCGGGAGAAGTCGAGCACGGTGTTGACCAGCTTGAGCAGGCGCAGGCCGTTGCGGTGCATCGGCAGGAGGCGTTCGCGCTGGTCGTCGCCGAGACCCGGCGACGCGAGCAGCTCCTCCAGGGGGCCCAGGATCAGCGTCAGCGGGGTCCGGAACTCGTGACTGACGTTGGAGAAGAAGTTGGTCTTCGCGGTGTCCAGCGCGGCCAGCTCGGCGGCCCGGCGGCGTTCCTGCTCGTAGGCCCGCAGGTTGGCCACGGCACGGGAGATCTGGGCGATGACCAGGTCCAGGAAGTCGCGGTAACCCCGGTCCATCGCCAGGACCCGGCTGACCCCGATGACGAGCACACCGACGGCGCTGGTGCCTCCGCCGACGGGCAGCACGAGCACCTCGTCGGCGGCCGAGGACGGTGGCGGGTGGGCTGCCTCCGTGACCGGAAGACTGCCGGCGCTGTCCGTGCGCATGACCGTCTCGATGACCTGCCGGGCCTCGGCGGAGAGCGGCCAGCAGGCGTCCAGGGCCAGGCCACAGGCACCCGCCGGCGTCAGCACGTCGCCGTCGGCCGGGTCGTCCAGGTAGAGGGCGGCGAACGGCACGTCCGCCTCGTTCTCCCCGAGGACCTGCGCGACCTGGGTGCCCAGCGCGGCCTGATCGGGCGAGTCGGCCAGGCGGGATCCGAGAGCGCTCAGCGTACGGACACGGCGGTCGGCCAGCACGCGTCCGGTGGTGTCGCTGACGATGCAGAACACCCCGCCGACACTGCCGTCGACGAGCCGGATCGGGTCGTAGGAGACGTCGAAGTAGGTCTCCTCGAGAAAGCCGAAACGCTCGAGCATGAACGGGTGGTCGGTGGCGTAGAACGACTCGTCACGGGCGACGACGTCGTCGAACAGCTCCTGCAGCAGCGACCACGTCTCGGCCCACATCTCCCGGCCCGGGCGCCCCAGATGATCGGGATGCTTGCTGCCCATCGTCGGGATGTACGCGTCGTTGTAGAGCGCGCAGAAGTCCGGACCCCAGAAGACGACGATCTGCGCCTTGGAGGCGAGCATCGTGTAGACGGCATTGGCCAGCTCCGGTGGCCACCCGGCGGGCTCACCGAGCGGCGTCGCGGCCCAGTCCAGCTCGAGCATGCGGCGACCCATCTCGCCACCACGCTCGAAGGCCGTCCGCAGCCGTTCCGGCAGGGCGCCGTCCGGCCTCGCCCGCATGCGTTCCTCCAGCAGATGCTTCACCCGACAAGTCCTGGCACGGTAACACCGACCCCGGGCCCTTAGCCTTCAGCGGGTGACGACGACCGGGCTCGAGCGAGCGCTGAACGAATCATCCCTGCGGCCGTTGCCGGCGACCGCGGCAGAGCTGCTGCGTGAGGTGGGGGCGCCGCCCCGGCTCGGTGCGCATCTGCGGGCCGTGCACGACGTGGCGTGGTCGCTGACGGACAACCTCGGGCGTCGGCGGCCGGATCTGGAGTTCGACACCACCGCTGTGCTGTTCGGGGCGGCGACGCACGACATCGGCAAGGTGGTGCATGTGCGCGAGCTCTCGGCGCCTGGTCACGCCCATGAGGAGGCCGGGCGCGACCTGCTGCTGCGCTACGGCATACCGGCTCATCTTGCGCGGTTCGCCGGCAGTCACGGGTCGTGGGGGGCGGACGCCCCGCTCGACGATCTCCTGGTCAGCCTGGCGGACAAGGTGTGGAAAGCAGCCCGGGTGGAGGACCTGGAGCAGCACGTGGCGACGTACCTGGGTGGTGCGCCCTGGCAGGCGTTCATGGAGCTCGACGACCTGCTCCAGGAACTGGCCGCCGGCGCGGACGAACGGCTGGCGTTCCAGGCTTCCTACCCGATCGTGGGGTGAGGTCAGGCGGCCAGGGCGGTGCGGCCCAGACCCGAACGCTCGGCGGCGGCCTCGACCAGCGCCGCGAAAACGCGCAGGTCGCCGGTGCGTTCGGGGTGCCACTGCACGCCGAGAGTGAAGTACCGGTCGGGATCCTCGATGATCTCCACCACGCGGTCCTCCGGGCACCAGCCGGACACGGTGAAGCTGCCCGGGTCGTCGACGGCCTGGTGGTGGAACGAGTTGACGGTCAGGCGGGGGCCGAGCAGCCCGCGGGCGGCCGTGCCCTGCTTGAGCACCACGTCGTGACGGCCGAAGTCCGAGGAGTCCGCGGCCAGCGGGTCGGTGCCCGGCGCCGCGCGGTGACGTTCGTGGCCGATCAGATCGGGCAGGTGCTGGTGCAGCGAACCGCCGGTGGCCACGGCCATCACCTGCAGGCCGCGGCACACACCCAGCACGGGCAGGTCGGCGTCGAGGGCGGCGCGCATCAGCAGCAGCTCGGAGGCGTCGCGGACGGGGTCCGAGCTGGTCGCCGGGTGCGGCTCCGCGCCCCAGTTGCCCGGGTCGACGTCACCGCCACCGGCGAAGACGATGCCGTCGAGCGATTCGAGCACGTCCGTACCGGGGTCGTCGGGGGTGATCAGGACGGCACGCCCGCCGGTGGCGTGCACGGCTTTCACGTAGGACATCGGCAGCATGCCGACCAGCTGGTCGTTGCTTCCGTACTTGACCTGCTCGGCATAGGCGGTCAGTCCGATCAAGGGCCTGCGCATATTCCTCCTTCGTCCTCAGAACCTGCGTATCGGCGGCGGGCGGGGATCCCTTAGGCCGCCGCGGCGGTCACCAGGGCACCGAAGAGCCGTTTGTCGCGTGTCACTTCGGGGTGCCACTGCACGCCCAGAACAAACTTGTGGGACGGATCCTCCACGGCTTCGGGGAGCCCGTCCTCGGCCCGGCCGGTGACAACGAGGGTGCCCGGATCGTCGACCGCCTGGTGGTGGAAGCAGTGCACCCGGGTGTCGTCGCCCATCAGCGCGGCGATGCGGCTGCCCTCGGTGAACCTTGCCTCGTGCTTGCCGTAGACGCCGGGCGCGGGGCGGTGCCGGTCGTGCCCGACAACATCCGGAAGGTGCTGGTGGAGCGTTCCACCGGCCGCCACGGTCAGCACCTGCATCCCCCGGCAGACACCGAGGATCGGCAGGTCACGGGCCAGGGCGGCCCGGGTGAGCCGCATCTCCGCGACGTCCCGCTCCGGCCTGGTGACCGTCTTCGGGCCGGCTTCGGCACCGTAGAGCGCCGGGCCGAGGTCGGACCCGCCACTGAGCACGAGGCCGTCGAGCACCCGCAGGATGTCGGGGTCGAGATCGTCGTGCGGGATCAGGACGGCCTGCCCACCGGCGGCGGAAACGGCGGCGACGTAGTCGTGCGGCACCAGCGTCGTGGGCAATTCGTGCCAGACGCCCCAGGTGGCGGGTTCCACATAGGTGGTGATGCCGATGACCGGTCGCATCTTTCCCACGGTAACCACATCGTGCCGCAGATCAACTCGCCCGAGCGGGTGGTTGTGACAGGGGTGCGCGGCGCCTGCCCGAAAGCTGACGCCGCGCCCCGGACCCTCGGATCCGCCCGTGCAGCGATTGCAGCGTGTACGAGCGGAGATTCGGCCCCTGCGCCCAGCGTGAACTGGGCGTAGAAGAAGCCTGCCCGACCTCGGCGCACCTTAAACAATTACAGCGGTGTCACATACGCACCGGTGATGCCACCGTCCACGACGAACTGCGACGCGGTCATGAAAGACGCGTCGTCGCTGGCCAGGAAAGCCACTGCCGCGGCGATCTCCGCCGGCTCCGCAAACCGCCCCATCGGTACGTGAACCAGGCGCCGGGCAGCCCGCTCGGGGTCCTTGGCGAACAGCTCCATCAGCAGCGGAGTCGCCACCGGACCGGGACACAACGCGTTGATCCGGATGCCCTCGCGTGCGAACTGCACACCCAGCTCCCGGGTCATCGCGAGCACCCCGCCCTTGCTGGCCGTGTACGCGATCTGTGACGTCGCCGCACCGAGCAGCGCAACGAACGACGCGGTGTTGATGATCGAGCCCTTGCCCTGCCGTTGCATGTGCGGGATCGCGTACTTGCAGCAGAAGAAGACGCTCGTGGTG
Protein-coding regions in this window:
- a CDS encoding HD domain-containing protein, producing MTTTGLERALNESSLRPLPATAAELLREVGAPPRLGAHLRAVHDVAWSLTDNLGRRRPDLEFDTTAVLFGAATHDIGKVVHVRELSAPGHAHEEAGRDLLLRYGIPAHLARFAGSHGSWGADAPLDDLLVSLADKVWKAARVEDLEQHVATYLGGAPWQAFMELDDLLQELAAGADERLAFQASYPIVG
- a CDS encoding 3-oxoacyl-ACP reductase produces the protein MERLQDRVAVITGAGSGIGLATARRFAAEGAKVVCVDISADAGQAVAEEVGGEFVACDVSDEEAVKALFDGVAERHGRVDIAFNNAGISPPDDDSILVTGLDAWERVLRVNTTSVFFCCKYAIPHMQRQGKGSIINTASFVALLGAATSQIAYTASKGGVLAMTRELGVQFAREGIRINALCPGPVATPLLMELFAKDPERAARRLVHVPMGRFAEPAEIAAAVAFLASDDASFMTASQFVVDGGITGAYVTPL
- a CDS encoding gamma-glutamyl-gamma-aminobutyrate hydrolase family protein — its product is MRPVIGITTYVEPATWGVWHELPTTLVPHDYVAAVSAAGGQAVLIPHDDLDPDILRVLDGLVLSGGSDLGPALYGAEAGPKTVTRPERDVAEMRLTRAALARDLPILGVCRGMQVLTVAAGGTLHQHLPDVVGHDRHRPAPGVYGKHEARFTEGSRIAALMGDDTRVHCFHHQAVDDPGTLVVTGRAEDGLPEAVEDPSHKFVLGVQWHPEVTRDKRLFGALVTAAAA
- a CDS encoding gamma-glutamyl-gamma-aminobutyrate hydrolase family protein, with product MRRPLIGLTAYAEQVKYGSNDQLVGMLPMSYVKAVHATGGRAVLITPDDPGTDVLESLDGIVFAGGGDVDPGNWGAEPHPATSSDPVRDASELLLMRAALDADLPVLGVCRGLQVMAVATGGSLHQHLPDLIGHERHRAAPGTDPLAADSSDFGRHDVVLKQGTAARGLLGPRLTVNSFHHQAVDDPGSFTVSGWCPEDRVVEIIEDPDRYFTLGVQWHPERTGDLRVFAALVEAAAERSGLGRTALAA